From the Daphnia magna isolate NIES linkage group LG3, ASM2063170v1.1, whole genome shotgun sequence genome, one window contains:
- the LOC116936114 gene encoding ubiquitin-protein ligase E3C produces the protein MKFPFLRNSHELVKDVCSFDSLLQNLIIEEPITATKKYCTRTNIVIFEMFSFEGEYRRKPVQSLGGASKHSQRDIFLQRTQLERQKREDLRRQNQSAVIIQAFFRGCRARSLQKHIQRQEFETVQAAHLQNVDLQLLTSLIKHLEFFFDKEKDANKLIWLSQMVIKNSSNIMKQCQTERQFTFTLAQFLSLTLCYICNTIHSSTGESKGSHWRVLEIFLNAEGWSKIVGIQSADMILGSIFFSLSQKGYFTRLRQIIDAKVPPLVEPTTRAPNPLSGCLLDFLIQPIEFACGTLDMSHRNTIVKSFRQEFLEPAYSEPIINFILPCLTQNNYKIPLLCMLENNEVCGRNPWLLHSVLVLADRHPELKHDRVLSVYVATVSRLSGCLQFMHTAEVEEDNDDSDEEDMKTNLFKAAEHDIMTRCCEILNNINTVNVLVSALRIPGVLPDLCIIAHNLLLSDRLALHKCRLLYTLAFKPCYLQQLLVHIKSEKQISLFGSSDTSLILLLAKGVHLTPSESQRIVPVLDVFCSLFSHLLVTLDDSEFYNESDPVNGAMPFKLFEVVELASTLRDVCLGLVELAYPDTRPSTSFNFIKARTSTGSSEEDTRIWMHLFKSTVNLVSQLHTRDTRRPFCQSGLWVTGRIALPLERNGQVSLRRQGRLQRPFRAIRPLTRNEIEEEGNSMLSTREVRTLAILREIPFVFSFTDRVKMWQQWILNDKMQQQGEANFLRGPSIQVMIRRNYIYEDAFDKLSLENEPNLRWKLRVQLTNAVGLDEAGVDGGGIFREFLSELLKTSFDPNRGFFRLTHDNLLYPNPGVAVLVSDFPAHYYFIGRMLGKALYENLLVELPMADFFLSKIIGQASASLDVHHLASLDPVLHKNLLYLRHYDGDVTELGLDFTIVSSELGETKVEELKPNGSNIPVTSSNRIEYIHLVADYKLNKQIRLQCNAFRQGLANVIDIEWLQTFSYRELQVLVSGAYTPVDLEDLKQHTHYAGGYTSTHPVIQGFWRVVSKFDDSGKRHLLKFVTSCSRPPLLGFKELDPPFCIQNAGTDDRLPTASTCMNLLKLPEFHDENVLRDKLIYALQSGAGFELS, from the exons ATGAAATTTCCTTTTCTGAGGAATTCACATGAATTAGTGAAAGACGTCTGCAGCTTCGACTCTTTACTTCAAAATCTCATAATAGAAGAGCCAATTACGGCAACGAAAAAATATTGTACGAGAACCAATAttgttatttttgaaatgtttagTTTTGAGGGAGAATACCGGAGAAAGCCGGTTCAAAGTTTGGGTGGAGCATCAAAACATAGTCAAAGGGATATTTTTCTCCAGAGAACACAACTAGAAAGGCAAAAAAGAGAA GATTTACGACGTCAAAACCAAAGTGCTGTTATCATCCAGGCTTTTTTTCGAGGTTGTCGAGCAAGATCCCTTCAGAAGCACATCCAACGTCAAGAGTTTGAAACTGTGCAAGCTGCCCATCTTCAAAATGTTGACCTGCAACTGTTAACATCTTTGATTAAACACCTTGAGTTCTTCTTTGATAAAGAGAAAGATGCCAACAAGCTTATCTGGTTATCCCAGATGGTTATTAAAAACTCATCTAATATAATGAAGCAATGCCAGACtgagaggcaattcacatttACCCTTGCTCAATTCCTCAGCTTAACTCTCTGTTACATATGTAATACAATTCATTCATCAACTGGAGAAAGCAAAGGGTCCCATTGGAGGGTCCTGGAAATCTTCCTGAACGCTGAGGGCTGGAGTAAAATTGTTGGAATCCAATCAGCTGATATGATTTTGGGAtcaatctttttttcattgtctCAAAAAG GTTATTTTACCAGGTTACGTCAAATAATTGACGCCAAAGTACCACCGTTAGTTGAGCCAACGACAAGGGCACCTAACCCACTTTCTGGTTGCCTGTTGGATTTCCTTATTCAGCCTATAGAATTTGCATGTGGCACGCTCGATATGAGCCACCG GAATACTATAGTTAAATCCTTTCGTCAGGAATTTCTGGAACCGGCTTATTCAGAACCAATTATAAATTTCATTCTTCCATGCTTGACGCAGAACAATTACAAAATTCCTTTGCTGTGCATGTTGGAAAATAATGAGGTTTGTGGAAGAAATCCCTGGCTTCTTCACAGTGTTCTAGTGCTTGCCGATAGGCATCCGG AATTGAAACACGACAGAGTGCTTTCAGTCTACGTTGCCACAGTAAGTCGTTTGAGTGGATGCCTCCAGTTTATGCATACAGCTGAAGTTGAAGAAGACAACGACGACTCGGACGAAGAAGACATGAAAACTAATCTATTTAAAGCTGCAGAACACGAC ATAATGACTCGCTGCTGTGAAATCCTTAATAACATTAATACGGTAAACGTATTGGTATCAGCTCTACGAATCCCTGGTGTTCTTCCTGACTTGTGTATTATCGCTCACAATCTGTTGCTGTCAGATCGCTTGGCACTCCACAAGTGCAG GCTTCTGTATACTCTGGCTTTCAAACCTTGCTATCTACAACAGTTGCTCGTCCATATCAAatcagaaaaacaaatttcgcTATTTGGTTCATCCGATACTTCTTTAATTCTGCTCTTGGCCAAAGGTGTACATCTGACGCCTTCGGAAAGTCAAAGGATCGTACCAGTTTTAGACGTTTTCTGTTCGCTTTTCAGCCATCTTTTAGTAACATTGGATGATTCCGAATTTTATAACGAGTCTG ATCCAGTGAACGGAGCTATGCCCTTTAAGCTCTTTGAAGTGGTAGAACTAGCTTCAACGCTGCGAGATGTTTGCCTCGGACTGGTAGAACTTGCTTATCCTGACACACGACCAAGCACCTCCTTTAACTTCATTAAGGCCCGCACTTCTACGGGTAGCTCTGAAGAAGATACCAGAATATGGATGCATCTTTTCAAA TCGACAGTAAATCTTGTCAGCCAGCTGCATACAAGAGATACCCGCCGACCATTCTGCCAAAGTGGACTTTGGGTAACTGGAAGAATTGCTCTACCTTTGGAGAGGAATGGGCAAGTGTCTCTCCGTAGACAGGGTAGACTCCAACGCCCGTTTAGGGCTATACGACCCCTGACTAGAAATGAAATTG AAGAGGAAGGCAATTCGATGTTGTCGACAAGAGAAGTGCGTACTTTAGCCATCCTTCGCGAAATCCCATTCGTTTTCTCCTTCACTGACCGTGTCAAAATGTGGCAGCAGTGGATCCTCAATGATAAAATGCAGCAACAGGGCGAAGCAAATTTTCTACGAGGCCCATCCATCCAGGTCATGATACGCCGGAATTACATCTACGAGGATGCTTTCGATAAGCTTTCACTTGAAAATG AACCAAATCTGAGATGGAAGTTGAGAGTTCAGCTAACAAACGCTGTAGGATTAGACGAAGCAGGTGTCGATGGCGGTGGTATCTTTCGCGAGTTCCTATCTGAGCTACTGAAGACGAGCTTCGACCCAAACCGTGGATTTTTCCGCTTAACCCATGATAACTTGCTCTACCCTAATCCCGGTGTGGCTGTGCTTGTATCGGATTTCCCCGCCCATTACTATTTTATTGGTCGTATGCTGGGCAAG GCACTGTATGAGAATCTGCTAGTGGAGTTGCCAATGGCGGATTTCTTCCTCTCTAAGATCATTGGCCAGGCCAGCGCAAGCTTAGACGTTCATCATTTGGCTTCCTTAGACCCAGTGCTTCACAAGAACCTTCTTTACCTCCGTCATTATGATGGTGATGTCACCGAATTAGGACTCGATTTCACCATAGTGAGTAGTGAATTAGGTGAAACTAAG GTGGAAGAACTTAAGCCGAATGGCTCAAACATTCCTGTCACGTCTTCAAATCGCATCGAATATATCCATTTGGTAGCAGACTATAAACTGAACAAACAGATCCGCTTGCAATGCAACGCGTTCCGTCAG GGTCTGGCAAACGTCATTGACATCGAATGGTTGCAAACGTTTAGCTATCGAGAACTTCAGGTGTTGGTGTCAGGTGCATATACACCGGTCGACCTGGAGGATTTGAAGCAACACACCCACTATGCCGGCGGTTACACGTCAACACATCCGGTTATCCAAGGATTTTGGCGAGTCGTATCTAAATTTGACGATTCCGGAAAGCGACATTTGCTTAAATTTGTCACCAGTTGCTCTAGACCTCCCCTTCTCGGTTTCAAAGAGTTGGATCCGCCTTTCTGCATTCAAAATGCCGGTACTGACGACCGACTTCCAACCGCTAGCACCTGCATGAATCTACTGAAACTACCAGAATTCCACGACGAAAACGTTTTACGAGATAAATTGATCTATGCCCTCCAATCTGGAGCGGGGTTCGAATTAAGTTAG
- the LOC116918320 gene encoding uncharacterized protein LOC116918320 translates to MDIALHGSAAHEKRRTEVYRSVRTLDDLTEQLQKDGFQISRSGVYLHLQPRSSATHEGKRHVKTIPVKLIRAQNDAHSRHIDGRFCAQNMKRLEELSSILGPQEVFYVSQDDKCRVPIGTTAANKQSPFLMHMEYRVMLPDHDWVVAAAPKLIPSVYGAVEIQKDGLGKPESVGFSGPTYIGIRSGKHSSSTALSHAVDFESLINLPEFESFAKVGVDKLLKPVLVFSVDGGPDENPRYQKVIDVSIHHFLRHNLDAIFIACNAPGRSAFNRVERRMAPLSRDLSGLILPHEHFGSHLNNSGLTVDVELEKQNFQYAGETLAEIWSGSIIDSFPVIAHYIVPENSEMRADQLETRSIEWFSTQGRTSQYFTQIVKCEDTGCCSKPRGSYFTVMPSRFLPPLIPLSQSRDFGLIVPERENFESHKFPSLFAGQLLKMDIILPRSTHSFKVLPYDLYCPSIQSLLVVRCCKTCHLYFASVAILKKHMAIHREQAVSLNAPKMRPMRVAARRQRELMAVIAVEENGEHVDWMEEEELDLVGIPVPNDEAIPPRPIPVYSIDQHLSCPWINTDH, encoded by the exons ATGGACATTGCCCTGCACGGCTCTGCTGCGCACGAAAAACGAAGAACGGAAGTCTATCGCAGTGTCCGAACGCTCGATGATCTAACTGAACAACTTCAGAAG GATGGCTTTCAAATAAGCAGAAGTGGCGTGTATCTCCATCTTCAGCCGAGGAGCAGTGCGACTCACGAGGGAAAGCGCCACGTCAAAACCATTCCGGTGAAGCTGATTCGTGCCCAAAACGATGCCCATTCAAGGCACATTGATGGTCGATTCTGTGCTCAAAATATGAAGCGCCTGGAAGAGTTGTCATCCATTCTTGGGCCACAAGAGGTTTTTTATGTAAGCCAGGACGACAAATGTAGA GTGCCTATTGGTACTACCGCAGCCAACAAGCAGTCCCCGTTTTTAATGCACATGGAATACCGAGTTATGTTACCGGATCATGACTGGGTGGTTGCTGCTGCCCCTAAGCTCATTCCGTCCGTCTATGGAGCAGTCGAGATTCAAAAAGATGGCCTCGGAAAGCCAGAATCGGTCGGGTTTTCCGGTCCCACCTACATAGGCATTCGATCCGGCAAACATTCGTCCTCTACGGCCCTTTCTCATGCTGTGGATTTTGAGAGTCTCATCAACCTCCCAGAATTTGAATCGTTTGCCAAGGTTGGAGTCGACAAACTACTCAAGCCGGTTCTCGTCTTCAGCGTGGATGGAGGTCCAGACGAAAACCCTCGTTACCAAAAG GTGATTGATGTTTCCATTCACCACTTTCTCCGGCACAATCTGGATGCAATTTTTATTGCTTGCAATGCTCCTGGCAGGAGTGCGTTCAATCGAGTGGAGAGAAGAATGGCTCCTCTTAGCCGTGACCTATCTGGTTTGATCCTTCCTCACGAGCATTTCGGATCGCACCTCAATAATTCCGGTCTCACGGTTGACGTCGAACTAGAGAAGCAGAATTTTCAGTATGCTGGAGAGACCTTGGCAGAGATTTGGTCGGGAAGCATCATCGACTCATTTCCGGTCATTGCTCACTACATCGTGCCTGAAAACTCTGAGATGAGAGCGGACCAACTGGAGACCAGAAGCATCGAATGGTTTTCTACTCAAGGGCGGACAAGCCAATACTTTACTCAGATTGTAAAGTGTGAGGATACTGGATGCTGCTCGAAGCCAAGAGGATCCTATTTCACTGTCATGCCTAGTCGTTTTTTGCCTCCTTTGATCCCTCTCTCTCAGTCACGCGACTTCGGCCTGATCGTTCCAGAAAGGGAAAACTTTGAGAGTCACAAGTTTCCTTCCCTTTTTGCTGGTCAGTTGTTAAAAATGGACATAATTTTACCACGCTCTACACATTCCTTCAAGGTCCTCCCTTACGACCTTTACTGTCCATCTATTCAATCCTTGCTTGTCGTCCGGTGTTGTAAAACTTGTCACCTGTATTTTGCATCAGTGGCCATCCTGAAGAAACATATGGCAATTCATCGTGAGCAAGCGGTTAGTTTGAACGCCCCCAAAATGCGGCCGATGCGCGTAGCAGCTCGACGCCAAAGAGAGCTGATGGCCGTTATTGCGGTAGAGGAAAACGGGGAACATGTGGACTGGatggaggaggaggagctCGACCTAGTCGGAATTCCGGTACCAAATGATGAAGCTATTCCACCTCGCCCTATTCCCGTCTACTCGATCGATCAACACCTATCCTGTCCGTGGATAAACACCGACCATTGA
- the LOC116918325 gene encoding DNA excision repair protein ERCC-5, with translation MGVHGLWNLLEPVGKPVPLEALENKVLAVDVSIWLHQATKGFRDAQGNPLPNAHLLGLCHRLCKLLFFKIKPIFVFDGGIPVLKRQTMASRQSRRDTAIKNNNVVAEKILTNYIKSEMINNQLGKTRGKSGAPLFKKKKQEPDLFQLPPLSKDPVEETSEDSDFETYENDVTGDLESVLFHMKGHNIHSVDVTSEAFRALPTEIQHEILLELRDTRKQSSWNKLHQMPQEADDFSGFQMERLLKRRNLQQRLDEVVKEIGQKTHEQFALTKGDVSKSYKIASDNVTHYVLIKKALEHEKKPTEMLSGKIGNFKVSEQSVPSFDHVGIEDVMEVDQYEFSQQELFAIMESGNQEQAVACSSSSGGDSDFEEVPPVIHSPVNRLILDIPINPRFSCEEDDDMFADVFAHAVPQKTENSGKRPKVEENILTNETEKEKSGVQTHGPLSTFQSTENRPLFDLLEVKKGFDRLERSTYLPPEEKSEKKNVEIFLEETSSFPERCDISSSENSATGIARMEMQDVNATFVEEDIASIPTVGAFTENATFVDKNIVSAITVGASPGNTKFVDEDITSASTVDSSAEEPFPCDNFINPALVSISVETCKINEKNKRNGTEEQIGERIEAQDNVTDRNSQMGDDASHNPSKLGERPVISNKRKEELEEMDKLILQEQSILIQQHGKQERLAASITDQMYCESQELLRLFGIPFLVAPMEAEAQCAFLDEAGLTQGTITDDSDIWLFGGRRVYKNFFNKGKFVEFFEAEDIHKVFKLGREKLVHLALLTGSDYTEGIQGVGPVCALEILAEFPSQGLEALEQFRDWIHSIQTKKNAPPENKIRQKLRNLRVNPGFPNQAVVDAYKNPEVNESLSKFSWNEPEMDALRDFLNEKIGWNRDKFNSVVIPVLERFKEKQCQTRIDSYFSVKFPPKAATIVSKRVMSALRKADFGGVQELVDKVTETKILPKLPEERRKTQQNQNPVRNHKRLAATTPSNEPTASTSGDSSNAAEVIWQKETDKQKLIANKLKAIELFKKSRGRGKRPTHRPRPTSSLAYLSDSNSNSS, from the exons ATGGGAGTTCATGGATTATGGAATCTACTTGAACCCGTCGGCAAACCTGTACCTCTAGAAGCACTCGAAAACAAAGTTCTTGCTGTTG ATGTATCAATATGGCTACATCAAGCAACAAAAGGGTTTCGGGATGCCCAAGGAAATCCATTACCAAATGCACATCTGCTAG GCCTATGTCATCGCCTTTGcaagcttttattttttaaaataaagccaatatttgtttttgatggTGGTATTCCAGTGCTGAAGCGACAAACCATG GCTTCCCGTCAAAGCAGGAGAGATACTGCAATAAAGAACAATAATGTAGTGGCAGAAAAAATCCTAACAAATTACATTAAGTCAGAAATGATAAATAATCAACTTGGGAAAACCAGAGGAAAATCTGGAGCtccattatttaaaaagaaaaaacaggaaCCTGATTTATTTCAGCTGCCACCCCTCTCAAAGGACCCTGTTGA GGAAACATCGGAAGATTCAGATTTTGAGACCTATGAAAATGATGTTACCGGCGATCTGGAATCGGTTTTGTTTCATATGAAAGGGCACAACATACATTCCGTAGACGTTACAAGTGAAGCGTTCCGCGCGTTACCAACCGAAATACAACATGAAATTCTTTTGGAGCTACGAGACACTCGCAAACAGTCTTCTTGGAACAAGCTTCATCAAATGCCTCAA GAAGCTGATGATTTTTCTGGATTTCAAATGGAAAGGCTGTTGAAACGACGAAATTTGCAACAACGTCTAGACGAGGTGGTAAAAGAAATTGGCCAAAAAACCCATGAACAGTTTGCCCTAACCAAAGGAGACGTGTCCAAGTCGTACAAAATAGCTTCTGATAATGTCACTCACTACGTCTTGATTAAAAAAGCATTGGAACACGAAAAAAAACCGACAGAAATGTTATCGGGGAAAATCGGGAATTTCAAAGTATCTGAGCAATCCGTTCCTAGTTTTGACCATGTTGGCATTGAAGATGTCATGGAAGTTGATCAATACGAGTTTAGTCAACAAGAGCTGTTCGCAATAATGGAAAGCGGAAACCAAGAACAGGCAGTTGCGTGTTCCAGTTCATCTGGTGGAGATTCAGATTTTGAGGAAGTTCCACCTGTCATACATTCACCAGTAAATAGGCTCATACTAGATATCCCAATCAACCCTAGATTTTCCTGTGAAGAGGATGATGATATGTTTGCCGATGTGTTTGCCCATGCAGTGCCGCAGAAGACAGAAAATTCAGGAAAACGTCCGAAAGTCGAAGAAAACATATTAACGAATGAAactgagaaagaaaaatcaggAGTACAAACACATGGGCCTTTAAGCACCTTTCAATCAACGGAAAACAGACCTTTATTCGATTTACTTGAAGTGAAAAAAGGGTTTGACCGTTTAGAACGTTCGACATATCTTCCGCCAGaggaaaaaagtgaaaagaaaaatgtcgagATATTTTTAGAAGAAACATCGTCATTTCCTGAAAGATGCGACATTAGCTCATCTGAAAATTCTGCTACTGGCATTGCTCGTATGGAGATGCAAGATGTTAACGCCACATTTGTTGAGGAAGATATTGCGTCAATTCCCACAGTGGGTGCTTTCACAGAAAATGCCACATTTGTTGACAAAAATATAGTGTCAGCTATCACAGTAGGTGCTTCTCCAGGAAACACCAAATTTGTTGACGAAGATATTACATCAGCTTCCACAGTGGATTCTTCCGCCGAAGAACCTTTCCCATGCGATAATTTCATAAATCCTGCGTTGGTTAGTATCAGCGTTGAAACATGTAAAATCAACgagaagaacaaaagaaatggtACCGAAGAACAAATCGGTGAAAGAATTGAAGCTCAGGATAATGTCACAGACAGAAACTCGCAGATGGGTGATGATGCTTCACATAACCCTTCGAAACTTGGTGAGAGACCTGTTATTTCCaacaaaagaaaggaagaactTGAAGAAATGGATAAACTGATCCTACAAGAGCAGTCAATCCTAATTCAGCAACATGGAAAGCAGGAACGCCTTGCTGCGTCAATTACTGACCAGATGTATTGCGAATCTCAG GAATTGTTAAGATTGTTTGGAATTCCTTTTCTTGTGGCTCCAATGGAAGCTGAAGCGCAATGCGCCTTCTTAGATGAAGCTGGTCTAACCCAAGGCACCATAACGGATGACAGCGATATTTGGCTTTTTGGAGGACGCAGAGTGTACAAAAACTTCTTCAATAAAGGAAAATTTGTAGAATTCTTTGAAGCAGAAGATATTCATAAGGTTTTca AACTAGGACGCGAAAAACTTGTTCATTTGGCTCTTTTAACCGGCAGCGATTATACAGAAG GTATTCAAGGCGTCGGACCAGTTTGTGCTCTGGAAATTTTAGCAGAGTTCCCAAGTCAGGGGTTGGAAGCATTGGAGCAGTTTCGGGATTG GATTCATAGCATCCagacaaagaaaaacgcaCCTCCAGAGAACAAAATTCGACAGAAATTACGGAATCTCCGAGTTAATCCCG GCTTTCCCAACCAAGCAGTTGTCGATGCTTACAAAAATCCAGAAGTAAACGAATCCCTTAGTAAGTTTTCATGGAATGAACCTGAAATGGATGCTTTACGAGATTtcctaaacgaaaaaattggCTGGAATCGAGATAAATTCAACTCAGTGGTGATTCCAGTTCTGGAAAGATTCAAAGAGAAACAA TGCCAGACTAGAATAGATTCTTACTTCTCTGTTAAATTCCCACCGAAAGCGGCTACCATCGTAAGCAAAAGAGTGATGAGTGCACTGCGTAAAGCGGATTTTGGTGGGGTACAAGAACTAGTAGACAAGGTTACCGAAACAAAAATACTTCCCAAATTGCCAGAAGAACGAA GGAAAACACAGCAAAATCAGAATCCTGTGAGAAACCATAAACGCCTGGCAGCCACGACGCCATCCAATGAGCCAACCGCTTCTACGTCGGGTGACAGCAGTAATGCAGCCGAAGTTATATGGCAAAAAGAAACTGACAAGCAAAAACTTATAGCCAATAAATTGAAAGCAATCGAGTTGTTTAAGAAATCAAGAGGCCGTGGTAAACGTCCTACTCATCGACCACGACCGACGTCTTCTCTTGCATACTTGTCggattcaaattcaaattcttcgTAA